The following proteins come from a genomic window of Methyloceanibacter stevinii:
- a CDS encoding response regulator transcription factor, translated as MRILLVEDDNEIAKRLMSGLSQAGFTVERADNGTDGYTMGLDEEYAAAVLDLGLPEMQGIDVLKRWRSAHRALPVLILTARGTWAEKVEGLNAGADDYVTKPFHVPEVAARLRALVRRASGIASAVLTHRGIELDAGSGSVLLNGTPVKLTAREMKMLTYFLHRIGRIVSQAELAEHLYALEDSRESNTIEVYVSRLRRKLGANCITTVRGLGYRMD; from the coding sequence ATGCGCATCCTGCTGGTCGAGGATGACAACGAAATTGCCAAAAGGCTGATGTCCGGTCTGTCCCAGGCCGGCTTTACGGTCGAGCGCGCGGACAACGGCACGGACGGCTATACGATGGGTCTCGACGAGGAATACGCGGCCGCCGTTCTCGATCTCGGCCTGCCGGAAATGCAGGGTATCGACGTCCTCAAACGCTGGCGTTCCGCGCACCGTGCCCTCCCGGTGCTGATCCTGACCGCGCGCGGCACCTGGGCGGAAAAGGTGGAAGGCCTGAACGCCGGCGCCGACGACTACGTGACAAAGCCCTTTCATGTGCCCGAGGTCGCCGCACGGCTGCGCGCACTAGTCCGCCGCGCATCGGGGATCGCAAGCGCAGTGTTGACCCATCGGGGAATCGAGCTCGATGCCGGATCGGGCAGCGTCTTGCTCAACGGAACGCCCGTTAAGCTCACGGCGCGCGAGATGAAGATGCTGACTTATTTCCTGCATCGTATCGGCCGGATCGTTTCGCAAGCGGAACTGGCCGAGCACCTTTATGCGCTCGAGGACAGCCGGGAATCGAACACCATCGAAGTGTATGTCAGCCGCCTCCGCCGAAAACTCGGGGCGAACTGCATCACGACGGTCCGCGGCCTCGGCTACAGGATGGATTAG
- a CDS encoding efflux RND transporter periplasmic adaptor subunit produces the protein MLPLTCVIIFAAVTVGAASAETKTVTLSADQVRRLDIKVESVRPAEAETLATLPGTVVPPVNSRIVATAPFSGTLTQVHVLPGQRVSKGEAVATISSRDLLDVQSQLSQAEAELQMADAVARRKRLLVDKRFQNPVVAEEAEAQVAKIKAVIEQYRRTLSLNGISLGANGLYSIPAAADGTVVEVDAMPGEMIEAMGPVVTIDTSDELWVEVQVPARLLPVIEPGSAIQIVGGPKGRVVSIGKSLQGVTRSAILYAAVPSNSGLLAGQLVSVLLQRPSVGGAFSVPSKAVARIDGHSAVFVRNDAGFAIAPVELRGKSTEAATIVGNIPSDAMVAASGLPELEQMLAGE, from the coding sequence GTGTTGCCTTTGACGTGCGTCATCATTTTTGCGGCGGTTACGGTTGGTGCAGCGTCAGCTGAAACCAAGACCGTGACCCTGTCAGCCGATCAGGTGCGCCGCCTCGACATCAAGGTCGAGTCCGTGCGGCCCGCCGAAGCTGAAACCTTGGCGACGCTTCCTGGAACCGTCGTTCCGCCCGTCAATTCGCGCATCGTCGCGACGGCGCCTTTCTCGGGAACCCTGACCCAGGTCCATGTGCTCCCCGGACAGCGCGTGAGCAAAGGAGAGGCGGTTGCCACCATCTCCAGCCGCGATCTCCTGGATGTCCAGAGCCAGTTGTCTCAGGCCGAGGCCGAGCTGCAGATGGCGGACGCGGTCGCGCGCCGCAAGCGGCTGCTCGTGGACAAGCGCTTCCAGAATCCTGTCGTGGCCGAAGAGGCCGAGGCGCAGGTCGCGAAGATCAAGGCGGTAATTGAGCAGTACCGGCGGACCTTGTCCCTCAACGGGATCTCGTTGGGCGCGAACGGGTTGTATTCAATTCCCGCCGCCGCCGACGGCACGGTCGTCGAAGTCGACGCCATGCCCGGGGAAATGATCGAGGCCATGGGTCCGGTCGTGACCATCGATACCAGCGACGAGCTGTGGGTCGAGGTCCAGGTCCCGGCGCGTCTTCTGCCCGTGATCGAGCCGGGCAGCGCCATTCAGATTGTCGGCGGTCCGAAAGGGCGCGTCGTGTCGATCGGCAAATCGCTCCAGGGCGTGACCCGATCCGCGATCCTTTATGCGGCGGTCCCCTCCAATAGCGGCCTCCTGGCAGGGCAGTTGGTGTCGGTCCTGCTTCAGAGGCCCTCGGTAGGCGGTGCTTTCTCGGTTCCGAGCAAAGCCGTGGCGCGCATCGACGGCCACAGCGCCGTGTTCGTCCGCAACGATGCCGGGTTCGCGATCGCGCCCGTGGAATTGCGCGGCAAGTCGACCGAGGCAGCGACCATCGTCGGAAACATCCCGTCGGATGCAATGGTTGCCGCGAGCGGCCTCCCCGAACTCGAGCAAATGCTGGCGGGAGAGTAG
- a CDS encoding efflux RND transporter permease subunit — translation MLRRLIEFSLTQRVFMLLVYALVAAAGVYAFRTIPIDAFPDISPVQVKMILKAPGMTPEEVETRVNTPIEMELLGIPGQTILRSSAKYGVADITLDFEEGTDLYWARQQVAERLASVRGDLPGSVTGGLAPISTPLSDVFMFTIEGGDLSLEDRRSLLDWTIRPALRTIPGVADVNALGGMVRTFEVAPNGAALADAGLGVSDLASAIEASNRNDGAGRLTEGEKALVVRSEGAITTPKDLEQIVLKMDGERVLRLGDVATVGIGNLTRYGAVTENGNDEAVQGLVLSLRGADASAIVQAVRERLDELKPSFPPGVTIDVFYDRSDLISNAVGTVTKALLEATVLVVILLVAFLGNLRAAFVVALTLPFAALLTFVMMRLFGMTANLMSLGGLAIAIGLIVDAAVVVVENTVERLQHAKPDSKIPKLNEVYRAASEVATPVTAGIIIICLVFLPLLSLSGLEGKLFGPVALTMIMALSGSLVLSLTLIPVLASFVLKSGAHAEPWLVRMMTRGYRALLKACLRFPLPVYLLAAAGLVALVVAYGAIGKTFMPTMDEGNVIMQITKHPSINLQASIDGDLLIQRALKEKVPEVEHIVARVGSDELGLDPMGLNETDMFLVLKPKDEWRVPDKQWLIEQLRTAMADLPGYEFAFTQPIEMRTAEMLTGSRGDLAVKIFGPDLQVLSDISAKIQSTLRNVPGAAEVSTVANDSVDYMQIDVDRLSAGRTGLSVTRLQDELRSVIEGAPVGLVAEPGRRTNIVIRGSEVVREDPDVFAMTQFAAGDGGLVRVGDVAKLERVAGPIKISRENASRFAVVQAYVTGRDLVGFVEEAQQAVAEKVQLPQGYRLVWGGQFENQRRAATRLSIVIPIALVLIFGVLFATLRSMRQSLLILANVPFALVGGLLALWLSGEYLSVPASVGFIALLGIAVLNGLVLVSHFNELLANGMAVREVVFEGAVRRLRPVMMTASIAAFGLVPLLFATGPGSEIQKPLAIVVIGGLVSSTALTLILLPILFRRFGVAALSSRTSDGMLSWTNPFANSRSSAPRTAPTTSPS, via the coding sequence ATGCTGCGTCGTCTGATCGAATTCTCGCTCACGCAGCGTGTCTTCATGCTGCTCGTTTACGCGCTGGTGGCGGCTGCCGGCGTCTACGCGTTCCGCACGATCCCCATTGACGCCTTTCCCGACATCTCGCCGGTCCAGGTGAAGATGATCCTGAAGGCGCCGGGAATGACCCCGGAAGAGGTCGAGACGCGCGTCAACACGCCGATCGAGATGGAGCTTCTCGGTATTCCGGGACAGACCATCCTGCGATCGTCCGCAAAATACGGCGTCGCCGACATCACGCTCGACTTCGAGGAAGGCACCGATCTCTATTGGGCACGGCAGCAGGTTGCCGAACGTCTCGCCAGCGTTCGCGGCGATCTTCCCGGCAGCGTGACCGGGGGGCTCGCGCCGATCTCCACGCCGCTGTCGGACGTGTTCATGTTCACGATCGAAGGCGGCGACCTCTCGCTCGAGGATCGGCGCAGCCTCCTGGACTGGACCATCCGTCCGGCTCTTCGGACCATTCCGGGTGTGGCGGACGTGAATGCGCTTGGCGGCATGGTGCGGACCTTCGAGGTCGCGCCGAACGGCGCCGCGCTGGCCGATGCCGGTCTCGGCGTTTCCGATTTGGCCTCTGCCATCGAGGCCAGCAACCGCAATGACGGCGCAGGAAGGCTCACCGAAGGCGAGAAGGCGCTCGTGGTGCGCTCGGAAGGGGCGATCACAACCCCTAAGGATCTCGAGCAGATCGTGCTCAAGATGGACGGCGAGCGTGTCCTTCGGCTCGGCGATGTGGCCACGGTCGGGATCGGCAATCTCACCCGTTACGGCGCTGTTACCGAGAACGGGAACGACGAAGCGGTGCAAGGGCTCGTGCTGTCCCTGCGGGGCGCCGATGCCAGCGCCATTGTCCAAGCTGTTCGCGAGCGTCTCGACGAGCTGAAGCCGAGCTTCCCGCCGGGCGTCACCATCGACGTGTTCTACGATCGCTCCGATTTGATCTCGAACGCCGTCGGTACGGTGACCAAGGCGCTGCTCGAGGCGACGGTCCTGGTTGTCATCCTCCTGGTGGCGTTTCTCGGAAACCTGCGTGCGGCCTTCGTGGTGGCGCTGACGCTCCCGTTCGCAGCGCTCCTGACCTTCGTCATGATGCGGCTATTCGGGATGACCGCCAATCTCATGAGCCTCGGCGGGCTCGCCATCGCTATCGGTCTGATTGTCGATGCCGCCGTCGTCGTCGTCGAAAACACGGTCGAGCGTCTTCAGCACGCCAAGCCTGATTCCAAGATTCCCAAACTCAACGAGGTCTATAGAGCCGCCAGCGAAGTGGCCACGCCGGTGACGGCTGGCATCATCATCATCTGCCTGGTGTTCCTGCCACTGCTGTCGCTGTCCGGCTTGGAAGGCAAATTGTTCGGCCCCGTGGCGCTGACGATGATCATGGCCCTGAGTGGCTCGCTCGTTTTGTCGCTGACGCTCATTCCCGTCCTGGCGTCGTTCGTCCTCAAGTCCGGTGCACACGCCGAGCCGTGGCTGGTGCGCATGATGACGCGCGGCTATCGCGCGCTCCTCAAGGCGTGTCTGCGCTTTCCGTTGCCCGTGTACCTGCTGGCGGCCGCCGGACTTGTCGCCCTCGTCGTCGCCTACGGCGCGATCGGCAAGACCTTCATGCCGACGATGGACGAGGGGAACGTGATCATGCAGATCACGAAACATCCCTCGATTAACTTGCAGGCCAGCATCGACGGCGACCTGCTGATCCAGCGCGCACTCAAGGAAAAGGTGCCTGAGGTCGAGCACATTGTCGCGCGCGTCGGCTCCGACGAACTCGGTCTCGACCCGATGGGTCTGAACGAGACGGATATGTTCCTCGTTCTGAAGCCGAAGGACGAGTGGCGCGTGCCGGACAAGCAGTGGCTCATCGAGCAATTGCGCACGGCCATGGCCGATCTTCCCGGCTATGAGTTTGCCTTCACGCAGCCGATCGAGATGCGCACCGCCGAGATGCTGACCGGATCGCGAGGCGATCTGGCCGTCAAGATCTTCGGCCCCGATCTCCAGGTGCTGTCCGACATCTCCGCGAAGATTCAATCGACACTGCGAAACGTGCCGGGCGCCGCGGAGGTATCGACGGTCGCCAATGACAGCGTCGACTACATGCAGATCGATGTCGACCGCCTGTCGGCGGGCCGCACCGGCCTGTCTGTCACGCGGCTACAGGACGAGCTGCGGTCGGTGATCGAGGGGGCACCGGTCGGCCTCGTCGCGGAACCAGGACGGCGAACGAACATCGTCATTCGCGGCAGCGAGGTCGTCCGCGAGGATCCCGACGTGTTCGCCATGACGCAGTTTGCCGCTGGCGATGGAGGCCTCGTACGCGTGGGCGACGTGGCCAAGCTCGAGCGCGTCGCCGGGCCGATCAAGATCAGCCGGGAGAATGCATCGCGGTTCGCCGTGGTGCAGGCCTATGTGACCGGTCGCGATCTCGTTGGATTTGTCGAGGAAGCGCAGCAGGCGGTCGCCGAGAAGGTTCAGCTGCCCCAAGGCTACCGTCTGGTCTGGGGCGGCCAGTTCGAGAACCAGCGCCGTGCGGCGACGCGTCTGTCCATCGTCATTCCGATCGCGCTTGTCCTGATCTTTGGCGTCCTGTTCGCGACGCTGCGGTCCATGCGGCAGTCGCTGCTGATCCTCGCCAACGTGCCGTTCGCACTTGTCGGCGGACTGCTCGCCCTGTGGCTATCCGGCGAATACCTATCGGTTCCGGCGTCCGTCGGTTTCATCGCGCTGCTCGGGATCGCCGTGCTCAACGGCCTGGTCCTGGTCAGTCACTTCAACGAACTGCTCGCAAACGGGATGGCGGTTCGCGAGGTCGTCTTCGAAGGCGCCGTACGCCGGCTGCGGCCGGTCATGATGACCGCCAGCATCGCCGCGTTCGGGCTTGTACCGCTTCTGTTCGCCACGGGTCCTGGTTCGGAAATCCAGAAGCCTCTGGCGATCGTCGTGATCGGCGGCCTCGTCAGCTCGACGGCGCTCACACTCATCCTGCTTCCGATCCTGTTCCGGCGCTTTGGCGTCGCGGCCCTTTCATCCCGCACATCCGATGGAATGCTCTCATGGACCAATCCCTTTGCAAACTCACGCTCGTCTGCCCCCCGGACAGCGCCGACCACATCGCCGAGCTGA
- a CDS encoding DUF3240 family protein yields the protein MLTLEPPLPGFTTWAAEGHGFGFGDATVSERVRGRVKRNVIVAVLGRRVAATFST from the coding sequence ATGCTGACTCTCGAGCCACCGCTGCCGGGATTCACGACATGGGCTGCCGAAGGCCACGGTTTCGGCTTCGGCGACGCGACCGTCAGCGAGCGCGTGCGCGGGCGCGTGAAACGCAACGTGATCGTGGCCGTGCTCGGCCGCAGGGTCGCAGCGACGTTCTCGACCTGA
- the pbpC gene encoding penicillin-binding protein 1C — protein sequence MGTPQRRNWRRRLTYAAVGALWCGAIAAGALVGLADTFGPPPLGKNLNYSKTVLGSDGDLLRAYLAPDGRWRLPASRTDVDPRFLEALLAYEDKRFYDHHGVDPLSMTRAFFQFATRGEIVSGGSTITMQVARLLEPRRKRSLYAKYRQMVRALQLEQAYSKNEILSLYLTLAPYGGNLEGIRAASFAYFGKEPRRLTLGETALLVALPQSPEYRRPDRHPKHARAGRNRVLDRISDSGIFSPAELEAAKAEPVPDARRPMPLGAPHAADDAKAAFAGQSIIRLTIRARLQRRLERLARERAVALGDAMSVAIVVVENDTGRVLARVGTPDYFDLDRAGQVDLTRAVRSPGSTLKPFIYGLGFEDGLIHPESLIEDRPIRFGDYAPENFDQTFQGTVTVRRALQQSLNVPAVSLLDAVGPSRLLARLDEAGARLTLPEHETAGLALGLGGIGIRLVDLTALYAGLARQGTVVPLYEREAEPRWPERRLMEPVAAWYVGDILRDAPPPPNALGGRIAFKTGTSYGYRDAWVVGFDGRYTVGVWTGRPDGAPVPGLLGRTAAAPILFDVFARLIEQPRPLRPHPKGSCLPAPRSSPPPSAASRERPCRHRARTGRAHPVPARRRLLSTRGRRGHHRSVAIKFTGGTAPLNILVDGLPLQSARGAGTVFFSPQGPGFVRLTVTDALGAADSVLVRLQQ from the coding sequence ATGGGGACTCCGCAGAGACGCAACTGGCGCCGCCGCCTCACTTATGCGGCGGTCGGCGCGTTGTGGTGCGGCGCCATCGCCGCGGGAGCGCTTGTCGGCCTCGCCGATACGTTCGGGCCGCCGCCGCTCGGCAAGAACCTCAACTATTCCAAGACCGTGCTCGGCAGCGACGGCGACCTGTTGCGCGCGTATCTCGCGCCCGATGGCCGCTGGCGTCTGCCCGCCTCACGCACGGATGTGGACCCGCGCTTCCTGGAGGCGCTGCTCGCCTATGAGGACAAGCGCTTCTACGACCATCATGGCGTCGACCCGCTTTCCATGACGCGCGCTTTCTTCCAGTTCGCGACGCGTGGAGAGATCGTCTCGGGCGGGTCGACGATCACAATGCAGGTCGCCCGCCTCCTGGAGCCGCGGCGCAAGCGCTCGCTCTATGCGAAGTACCGCCAGATGGTGCGGGCGCTGCAACTCGAGCAGGCCTACAGCAAGAACGAAATCCTCTCGCTCTATCTCACGCTGGCGCCCTATGGCGGCAACCTTGAAGGAATCCGCGCGGCGTCCTTCGCCTATTTCGGCAAGGAGCCGCGACGCCTGACACTCGGCGAAACGGCGCTGCTGGTCGCCTTGCCGCAGTCGCCGGAATATCGCCGCCCCGATCGCCACCCGAAACACGCGCGTGCAGGCCGGAACCGCGTTCTCGATCGCATCTCTGACAGCGGCATCTTCAGCCCTGCGGAACTGGAGGCGGCCAAGGCCGAGCCGGTGCCGGACGCGCGCAGACCCATGCCGCTCGGCGCGCCCCATGCCGCGGACGACGCCAAGGCCGCGTTCGCCGGTCAATCGATCATCCGGCTGACGATCCGCGCGCGGCTGCAACGGCGCCTGGAGCGGCTGGCCCGCGAACGCGCCGTCGCTCTCGGCGATGCCATGTCCGTGGCCATCGTGGTCGTGGAGAATGACACGGGCCGCGTGCTCGCCCGTGTCGGCACGCCCGACTATTTCGATCTGGACCGCGCCGGTCAGGTGGACCTCACCCGCGCGGTGCGCTCGCCAGGCTCCACGTTGAAGCCCTTTATCTACGGGCTCGGCTTCGAGGACGGCCTGATCCATCCGGAGTCGCTGATCGAGGACAGGCCCATTCGGTTCGGCGACTACGCACCGGAGAATTTCGACCAGACGTTTCAGGGCACCGTCACGGTGCGCCGGGCGCTGCAACAGTCCCTCAACGTGCCGGCGGTGTCGCTGCTCGATGCGGTCGGCCCCAGCCGCCTTCTGGCGCGGCTCGACGAGGCGGGCGCGCGGCTGACGCTGCCTGAACACGAAACGGCCGGGCTTGCACTGGGGCTCGGCGGCATCGGCATTCGGCTTGTCGATCTCACCGCGCTCTATGCGGGCCTGGCGCGCCAGGGAACTGTCGTGCCGCTCTACGAACGCGAGGCAGAGCCGCGCTGGCCGGAACGGCGGCTGATGGAGCCGGTCGCGGCCTGGTATGTAGGCGACATCTTGCGCGACGCGCCGCCCCCGCCGAACGCGCTTGGCGGGCGGATCGCCTTCAAGACGGGCACGAGCTACGGCTATCGCGACGCTTGGGTCGTCGGCTTCGACGGGCGCTATACGGTCGGGGTCTGGACGGGGCGGCCCGACGGCGCCCCGGTGCCCGGTCTTTTGGGGCGCACAGCGGCAGCGCCGATCCTGTTCGACGTGTTCGCCCGTCTCATCGAGCAGCCGCGTCCTCTGCGCCCGCACCCAAAGGGGTCCTGCTTGCCCGCACCGCGCAGTTCGCCGCCGCCCTCCGCCGCTTCGCGCGAGCGCCCTTGCCGGCACCGCGCGCGCACCGGACGTGCGCATCCTGTTCCCGCCCGACGGCGCCTCCTTAGCACTCGAGGCCGACGGGGACACCATCGATCCGTCGCCATCAAGTTCACCGGCGGCACGGCCCCGCTGAACATCCTTGTGGACGGACTGCCGCTGCAGTCGGCACGTGGGGCCGGAACCGTATTCTTCTCGCCCCAAGGCCCCGGCTTCGTGCGGCTGACCGTGACCGACGCGCTTGGCGCGGCCGACAGCGTGCTCGTCCGGCTGCAGCAATAG
- the miaB gene encoding tRNA (N6-isopentenyl adenosine(37)-C2)-methylthiotransferase MiaB, with protein sequence MTQSRKKLHIKTFGCQMNAYDSERMAEALAPAGYDVTEAMDDADLVILNTCHIREKAAEKVYSELGRVRLNKEARKGQGRGTMVAVAGCVAQAEGEEIIARAPVVDIVVGPQSLHRLADLVAKAETGERSVETAFPADDKFTALPKRVGGKRQVSAFVTVQEGCDKFCTFCVVPYTRGAEYSRPVADIVAEVERLAAAGVREVTLLGQNVNAYHGDGEDGSSWSLARLLRRLGEIPDIARMRFTTSHPRDMDEDLIALFGDEEKLMPYLHLPYQAGSDRILAAMNRKHTAEEYERLIERIRAARPDLALSTDIIVGFPGETDEDFQDTLDVAKRVGFAQAFSFKYSARPGTPGASLDGQVPDMVKKERLAMLQAQLEESRRAFDRATVGRRIPVLFEGKGRKPGQIAGRSPYLQAVYVDGPEQLIGRIAEVDISAAGPNSLTGVMNAGFEWLEPIRTAV encoded by the coding sequence ATGACCCAGAGCCGCAAAAAGCTCCATATCAAGACCTTCGGCTGCCAGATGAATGCGTACGATTCCGAGCGCATGGCCGAAGCGCTGGCGCCTGCCGGTTACGATGTGACCGAGGCCATGGACGATGCGGATCTCGTGATCCTCAACACCTGCCACATCCGCGAGAAGGCCGCCGAGAAGGTTTACTCGGAACTCGGCCGCGTGCGGCTGAACAAAGAAGCCCGCAAGGGCCAAGGGCGCGGCACCATGGTCGCCGTGGCCGGCTGCGTGGCGCAGGCCGAAGGCGAGGAGATCATCGCCCGCGCGCCCGTGGTCGATATCGTGGTCGGCCCGCAGAGCCTGCACAGGCTTGCCGACCTCGTGGCCAAGGCCGAGACCGGGGAACGCTCGGTGGAGACCGCATTCCCCGCCGACGACAAGTTCACCGCGTTGCCGAAGCGCGTGGGCGGCAAACGCCAGGTTTCCGCCTTCGTGACGGTCCAAGAGGGCTGCGACAAGTTCTGTACGTTCTGCGTCGTGCCCTATACGCGCGGCGCCGAATACTCGCGGCCCGTGGCGGACATCGTCGCCGAAGTGGAACGGCTCGCCGCCGCCGGCGTGCGCGAGGTCACGCTGCTCGGCCAGAACGTCAACGCCTACCACGGCGACGGCGAGGATGGCTCGTCTTGGTCCCTGGCGCGGCTGCTGCGGCGGCTCGGGGAGATTCCGGACATCGCCCGCATGCGCTTCACCACGAGCCATCCGCGCGACATGGACGAGGACCTCATCGCCCTGTTCGGGGATGAAGAGAAGCTGATGCCGTATCTGCATCTGCCCTATCAGGCGGGGTCGGACCGGATCTTGGCGGCGATGAACCGCAAACATACGGCCGAGGAATACGAGCGCCTCATCGAGCGCATCCGGGCCGCACGGCCGGACCTCGCCCTTTCAACGGACATCATCGTCGGCTTTCCCGGCGAGACGGATGAAGACTTCCAGGACACGCTCGACGTCGCCAAGCGCGTGGGCTTCGCCCAGGCCTTTTCCTTCAAATACAGCGCCCGTCCGGGCACGCCCGGCGCCTCGCTCGACGGACAAGTTCCGGACATGGTTAAGAAGGAACGGCTGGCCATGCTCCAGGCGCAACTCGAAGAAAGCCGCCGCGCCTTCGACCGTGCGACAGTCGGCCGCCGGATTCCGGTGCTCTTCGAGGGCAAGGGGCGGAAACCCGGACAGATCGCCGGGCGTTCTCCTTACCTTCAGGCCGTGTATGTGGACGGTCCGGAACAGTTGATAGGTCGCATCGCCGAGGTTGACATCTCGGCCGCAGGGCCGAACAGTCTTACCGGTGTCATGAACGCGGGATTTGAATGGCTAGAGCCGATTCGAACAGCCGTTTGA
- a CDS encoding PhoH family protein has product MALVRDLLGHFDANLAVLEERLGIEAVVNGTAIALRGPVEACAAAKVILEHLYNRLAAGETIGVGDVAGAVRHATAADVAESGVRPKAQQIKTRKRVITARTPAQSAYLECLQNNDLVFATGPAGTGKTYLAVAFAAAALESGLCDRLILSRPAVEAGERLGFLPGDMREKVDPYLRPLYDALYDTLGSERVERGLETGMIEIAPLAFMRGRTLSNAMVILDEAQNCTAVQLKMFLTRLGEGSKMIVTGDPTQVDLPKGQDSGLFQAIEILRGIDEIGHIAFANADVVRRELVGRIVAAYDAASQSERPDAKPLVEPSPAERTTAAPGAGED; this is encoded by the coding sequence ATGGCCCTTGTGCGCGACCTTCTTGGCCATTTCGACGCGAACCTCGCCGTTCTGGAAGAGCGGCTCGGCATCGAAGCCGTGGTCAACGGCACGGCGATCGCCTTGCGCGGCCCGGTTGAGGCCTGCGCCGCCGCAAAGGTCATCCTCGAGCACCTCTACAATCGCCTTGCCGCGGGAGAGACCATCGGCGTCGGGGACGTTGCCGGCGCAGTCCGTCACGCCACCGCAGCCGACGTGGCCGAGAGCGGCGTTCGGCCCAAGGCACAGCAGATCAAGACCCGCAAGCGCGTCATCACCGCAAGGACGCCCGCGCAAAGCGCCTATCTGGAGTGCCTGCAGAACAACGACCTCGTTTTCGCCACCGGGCCGGCCGGTACGGGCAAGACCTATCTGGCCGTGGCGTTCGCCGCAGCGGCTTTGGAGAGCGGTCTTTGCGACCGGCTGATCCTGTCGCGCCCGGCCGTGGAGGCTGGCGAGCGCTTAGGCTTCCTGCCGGGCGACATGCGCGAGAAGGTCGATCCATATTTGCGCCCGCTTTATGATGCCCTTTACGACACGCTGGGCTCCGAGCGGGTGGAACGCGGGCTCGAGACCGGCATGATCGAAATCGCCCCACTCGCGTTCATGCGCGGGCGCACGCTTTCCAATGCCATGGTCATTCTCGACGAGGCGCAAAACTGCACGGCGGTTCAACTGAAGATGTTTCTCACGCGCCTCGGTGAAGGCAGCAAGATGATCGTGACCGGCGATCCTACCCAGGTCGACCTGCCCAAGGGGCAGGATTCGGGCCTGTTCCAGGCGATCGAGATCCTGCGTGGGATCGACGAGATCGGCCACATCGCCTTCGCCAATGCGGACGTGGTCCGGCGCGAACTCGTCGGGCGCATCGTGGCGGCCTACGATGCCGCCAGCCAGTCCGAGCGTCCGGACGCAAAGCCCCTCGTGGAGCCCTCGCCTGCAGAGCGGACGACCGCTGCTCCCGGCGCCGGGGAAGACTGA
- the ybeY gene encoding rRNA maturation RNase YbeY produces the protein MSDDGPRPSTRQTPATCVLDVDVVRHDGAWTERGISDAMLELAAHAALASAPPTKTAHCEVTVVLTDDAEIRELNRTWRGKDEPTNVLSFPSGDMPGTAGAIDDDVPDGVPVLLGDIVIALETTAAEAAEKAIPLSDHVSHLVVHGALHLLGFDHLNDKEAEQMEDLERQALASLGIADPYADDVPARDSNAGLAEIA, from the coding sequence ATGAGCGACGACGGCCCTAGACCGAGTACCAGGCAGACTCCCGCCACATGCGTGCTGGACGTCGACGTCGTGCGCCACGACGGCGCGTGGACCGAACGCGGTATCAGCGACGCCATGTTGGAGCTTGCAGCTCACGCCGCGCTTGCCTCCGCACCGCCTACGAAGACCGCGCATTGCGAAGTGACCGTCGTGCTGACGGACGACGCCGAGATCCGCGAGCTCAATCGAACCTGGCGCGGCAAGGACGAGCCGACGAACGTGCTCTCGTTTCCGTCGGGAGACATGCCCGGCACGGCGGGCGCGATCGATGACGACGTCCCGGATGGCGTCCCTGTGCTCCTCGGCGATATCGTCATTGCGCTCGAGACCACCGCCGCGGAAGCGGCCGAGAAGGCCATTCCCCTGTCCGACCACGTGTCGCATCTGGTGGTGCACGGCGCCCTGCACTTGCTGGGCTTCGACCATCTTAACGACAAAGAAGCCGAACAGATGGAAGACTTGGAACGACAGGCCCTGGCATCGTTGGGCATTGCGGACCCTTACGCGGACGATGTTCCCGCCCGGGACAGCAATGCAGGCCTAGCGGAGATCGCATAA